A genome region from Rhodopseudomonas boonkerdii includes the following:
- a CDS encoding response regulator transcription factor — translation MFVVIDDREGVTQGYAAGFDREGVVSIGFTSTDFRDWLEGAVGNDLTAIRAFLLGDCPDRTSIPSSIRNRSRAPIIALNSLKHLKQTIELFEAGVDDVVHAPVHVKEIMVRTAVIRRRTLDQNEPAQTSIIRVFLDGRDPEIAGRTLALPRRELRILEHLVGHQGKWLTKTQLFNAVYGLFDASFDENVIESHVSKLRKKLRDHLGFDPIESKRYMGYRLDDMKSRAIGEMPISKAN, via the coding sequence ATGTTTGTTGTGATCGATGACCGAGAGGGCGTCACACAAGGCTATGCGGCCGGATTTGACCGCGAAGGCGTCGTTTCAATTGGGTTCACGTCCACCGACTTCCGCGACTGGCTCGAGGGCGCTGTCGGCAATGACCTGACTGCCATCCGAGCCTTTCTGCTCGGCGATTGCCCGGACCGCACGAGCATTCCATCAAGTATTCGCAACAGATCGCGCGCGCCGATCATTGCGCTCAACAGCCTGAAGCATCTCAAGCAGACCATCGAGCTGTTCGAAGCCGGCGTTGATGACGTCGTTCACGCCCCCGTACACGTCAAGGAAATCATGGTGCGAACCGCCGTCATCCGGCGTCGCACCCTCGATCAGAATGAGCCGGCCCAGACTAGTATCATTCGGGTCTTTCTCGACGGGCGCGATCCGGAGATTGCGGGGCGAACGCTGGCCCTTCCGCGCCGCGAACTGCGGATTCTTGAACATCTGGTCGGACATCAAGGAAAATGGCTGACGAAGACGCAACTTTTCAATGCCGTTTACGGATTGTTCGATGCGAGTTTCGATGAAAACGTCATCGAAAGCCACGTCAGTAAGCTACGCAAGAAACTGCGCGATCATCTCGGCTTCGATCCGATCGAATCAAAACGTTACATGGGTTACCGCCTCGACGACATGAAATCTCGCGCCATTGGCGAGATGCCGATTTCGAAGGCGAACTGA
- the flhA gene encoding flagellar biosynthesis protein FlhA, with amino-acid sequence MADVTISAPPDERRVGTDVAFAVGIVAILTMLVLPVPTFLIDVGLSFSIALSALILMVSLWIQRPLDFSAFPTVLLIATILRLALNVATTRVILSHGGEGEHAAGYVVAGFAKFVMGGDFVIGLIIFAILVTVNFVVITKGATRIAEVGARFTLDAIPGKQMAIDADLSAGLIDDKEAQRRRRELEEESAFFGAMDGASKFVRGDAIAGLIITAINIFGGIVIGVTHHGMPLARAADVFTKLSVGDGLVSQIPALIVSLSAGLLVSKGGTRGSAEQTVLKQLGGYPRAQSVAALMMFALGLLPGLPLLPFALLGSIMAFMSFALPRKQAARDKLEQARLAQVQEKAQIEAKDSVKELLKTSDIELCVGSQLAIQMLSAHGELAHRVAKVRRRFATQYGFVVPEIKLTDDLSIGPKSYRIKIYGTIVAQHELRIGESLVLFDGDRRPDVPGDETIEPAFGMKAMWVPQAFVDEIRQDGFKIADSISILLTHLSEVVRNNLAQLLTYKDTRALIDRLEPEYKRLIEDMVPSQISYSGLQAVFKLLLAERVSIRNLHLILEAVAEIAPHVRRSEQIAEHVRMRIAQQICGDFADNGVLKVLRLGNRWDLAFHQSLKRDGKGEIVEFDADPRLVEQFADDVSTAVRKAAANGDTAVLVAPPDVRPYVRMITERMFPTLPVLSHVEIARGAEVKSLGAIS; translated from the coding sequence ATGGCCGATGTAACGATATCCGCTCCCCCGGACGAACGGCGGGTCGGTACCGACGTGGCCTTCGCCGTCGGTATCGTCGCAATCCTGACGATGCTGGTACTCCCGGTTCCGACCTTCCTGATCGACGTCGGTCTATCCTTCTCCATCGCGCTATCTGCATTGATCTTGATGGTGTCGTTGTGGATCCAGCGTCCTCTGGATTTCTCGGCATTTCCGACAGTTCTGCTGATTGCAACGATCCTGCGGCTCGCGCTGAATGTTGCCACCACGCGCGTGATCCTGTCGCATGGCGGCGAGGGCGAACATGCTGCGGGTTACGTCGTCGCCGGCTTCGCGAAATTTGTCATGGGCGGCGATTTCGTCATCGGCCTGATCATTTTCGCCATCCTTGTCACGGTGAACTTTGTCGTGATCACCAAGGGTGCCACCCGTATCGCCGAGGTCGGAGCGCGCTTCACGCTCGATGCCATTCCAGGCAAGCAAATGGCCATCGATGCCGATCTTTCGGCCGGCCTGATCGACGACAAGGAAGCGCAACGCCGCCGTCGCGAGCTCGAAGAGGAAAGCGCGTTCTTCGGCGCCATGGACGGCGCCTCCAAGTTTGTTCGTGGCGATGCCATCGCGGGTCTGATCATCACGGCGATTAATATTTTCGGCGGAATCGTCATTGGCGTGACACATCACGGTATGCCGCTCGCGCGCGCTGCTGATGTGTTTACGAAACTGTCGGTCGGCGACGGTCTCGTCTCACAAATCCCGGCTTTGATCGTGTCGCTTTCGGCAGGTTTGCTGGTGTCGAAGGGCGGGACGCGGGGCTCGGCCGAGCAGACCGTTCTCAAACAACTCGGGGGCTACCCGCGCGCGCAATCCGTGGCGGCCCTGATGATGTTCGCGTTGGGGTTGTTGCCCGGACTGCCGTTGCTGCCCTTCGCTTTGCTCGGGTCCATCATGGCGTTCATGAGTTTCGCTCTGCCGCGCAAGCAGGCGGCACGCGATAAACTCGAACAGGCCCGCCTCGCCCAGGTTCAGGAAAAGGCGCAGATCGAGGCCAAGGATTCAGTCAAGGAGCTGCTCAAGACGTCAGACATTGAGCTATGCGTCGGCAGCCAGCTCGCGATCCAGATGCTCAGTGCCCATGGCGAGCTCGCGCATCGCGTTGCCAAGGTCCGGCGCCGCTTCGCCACCCAATACGGTTTCGTCGTTCCCGAGATCAAGCTCACCGACGATCTGTCGATCGGGCCGAAATCATACCGGATCAAGATCTACGGCACGATCGTCGCACAGCATGAACTACGCATCGGCGAATCACTGGTTCTGTTCGATGGCGACCGCCGGCCGGATGTGCCGGGCGACGAGACGATCGAGCCGGCATTTGGCATGAAAGCGATGTGGGTCCCGCAGGCCTTTGTTGACGAGATCCGGCAGGACGGCTTCAAGATCGCCGACAGTATCTCGATCCTGCTGACACATCTGAGCGAAGTCGTTCGTAACAACCTGGCACAGCTCCTCACCTATAAGGATACGCGCGCACTGATCGATCGGCTTGAGCCCGAGTACAAGCGACTGATCGAGGATATGGTGCCGTCGCAAATCTCTTACTCCGGCCTCCAGGCGGTTTTTAAGCTGCTCCTCGCCGAACGGGTTTCTATCCGCAACCTCCATCTCATTCTGGAAGCCGTCGCCGAGATCGCCCCGCATGTACGTCGTTCGGAACAGATCGCCGAACATGTCCGTATGCGGATCGCACAGCAGATCTGCGGCGATTTCGCCGACAACGGCGTCCTCAAGGTACTGCGCCTTGGCAATCGTTGGGATCTGGCTTTCCACCAGAGTCTCAAGCGCGACGGCAAGGGCGAGATTGTGGAGTTCGATGCCGATCCGCGACTTGTCGAGCAGTTTGCAGACGATGTCTCCACCGCGGTTCGAAAAGCGGCAGCCAACGGCGATACGGCTGTCCTGGTCGCGCCGCCGGACGTTCGGCCCTATGTGCGCATGATCACTGAGCGGATGTTCCCGACCCTCCCCGTGCTGTCGCATGTCGAAATAGCACGTGGTGCCGAGGTCAAATCACTCGGAGCCATCTCTTGA
- the fliR gene encoding flagellar biosynthesis protein FliR: MITGASVSVLVTFLIFCRVGTCIMVAPGYSRVNIPTQVRLFLAVSVTLMLTPLLEASVRPAVEGGAASDLIRLIFSELFVGLVIGLTARMFFAALETMATFVASGIGLTMPSVADDNEHVPALVPLITLTATVVFFVTGQHWELLRGLIGSYRIWLPATGIGTEAGLTQLVDHLSQAFTLALRVASPFVVYAVIVNFAVGLANKLTPSIPVYFISLPFVLMGGLMLLYLSSRDMILQFSIAFAAWLVG; the protein is encoded by the coding sequence TTGATAACGGGCGCCTCCGTCTCGGTTCTGGTCACATTCCTGATCTTCTGCCGCGTCGGCACCTGCATCATGGTGGCCCCCGGCTACTCCCGCGTCAACATTCCGACCCAGGTGCGCCTCTTCCTTGCCGTCAGCGTCACATTGATGCTGACGCCCCTGCTCGAGGCATCGGTCCGCCCGGCAGTCGAAGGTGGGGCAGCTTCAGATCTGATAAGGCTCATCTTCTCGGAGCTTTTCGTTGGCCTCGTCATCGGGTTGACGGCGCGCATGTTCTTTGCGGCACTCGAAACGATGGCAACATTCGTTGCATCGGGGATCGGCCTCACGATGCCGAGTGTAGCAGACGACAACGAACATGTTCCTGCCCTAGTGCCGCTGATCACGCTGACTGCCACGGTCGTGTTCTTCGTTACCGGACAGCATTGGGAGCTGTTGCGCGGTCTGATCGGTTCCTACCGAATCTGGCTGCCGGCTACAGGCATCGGTACGGAAGCTGGCCTCACGCAGCTGGTAGACCATTTGTCTCAGGCATTTACCCTGGCATTGCGCGTTGCCAGTCCGTTTGTCGTCTATGCGGTGATCGTCAATTTCGCCGTTGGACTCGCCAACAAATTGACACCGAGCATTCCCGTTTACTTCATCTCGCTGCCGTTCGTTCTGATGGGGGGACTGATGCTGCTCTATCTGTCCAGCCGCGACATGATTCTGCAGTTCAGCATCGCATTCGCAGCGTGGCTGGTTGGGTAG
- a CDS encoding rod-binding protein produces the protein MTVAPVANDLITDVINAADPVARRNAAGRLERMTPAREAEFVSALKGEFAGVQTEASPVPAHAPVPTTPVIRQNEGSHGVYRKFEAFVLQIFVEAMLPKDAEQVFGKGSAGNIWRSMMAEQIGNEMAKGKGIGIARQLAKSRTVATPGTEA, from the coding sequence ATGACGGTCGCACCGGTCGCCAACGATCTGATTACGGATGTCATCAATGCGGCTGATCCGGTCGCCCGACGCAATGCGGCGGGCCGGCTCGAACGTATGACCCCGGCTCGGGAAGCCGAGTTTGTCTCCGCCCTAAAAGGGGAATTCGCCGGCGTTCAAACCGAGGCCTCGCCTGTGCCGGCCCACGCGCCAGTTCCGACCACGCCGGTCATCCGCCAGAACGAGGGGAGCCACGGGGTCTATCGCAAGTTCGAGGCATTCGTCCTGCAGATATTCGTTGAAGCGATGCTGCCGAAAGACGCAGAGCAAGTGTTCGGCAAGGGGAGCGCCGGTAACATCTGGCGCTCGATGATGGCCGAGCAGATCGGCAATGAGATGGCGAAGGGCAAGGGCATCGGCATTGCCCGGCAATTGGCGAAATCGCGCACGGTCGCAACACCGGGTACTGAAGCATAA
- the fliQ gene encoding flagellar biosynthesis protein FliQ, with the protein MNERDALDIAQQAVWTIIVAAGPAVGAAMLVGIIIALLQALTQVQEMTLTFIPKIVVMLIVVAVTGTFMGAHIYAFTEVLYGRIEHGF; encoded by the coding sequence ATGAACGAGCGCGACGCCCTCGATATTGCCCAGCAGGCGGTCTGGACGATCATTGTGGCGGCCGGTCCCGCGGTGGGCGCCGCGATGCTGGTTGGCATCATTATCGCTCTGCTGCAAGCGCTGACGCAGGTGCAGGAGATGACGCTGACCTTCATTCCGAAAATCGTCGTCATGCTGATCGTCGTTGCTGTGACTGGTACCTTTATGGGTGCGCATATCTACGCTTTCACCGAAGTGCTCTACGGCCGGATCGAGCATGGGTTCTAA